A genomic stretch from Shewanella woodyi ATCC 51908 includes:
- a CDS encoding ABC transporter permease: protein MEIQLAWRLFKRELLQGQLLLIVLAITLAVLSVTGLARVSERLQIAINGQASKFIAADRIINSPVKIDESILAKADELGLRHVSSMQFNSMVFAQDKFQLVTVRAVEEGYPLKGKIELNKKEGGEYSELPRAGHLWFETRLGGLLGYPKRLELGNQEFSLSAEIARLPDAGFNPFASSPVVLMRIEDVASTGVIQPGSRVTYLAQFAGEAEQLAEFETYAKPLLNSSQRWVDVQSGDSPIADAVKRAERFLLLASLLGIALACAAIGIAAQRYCQRHYDVVAMLKTFGASAKQIRILFGVHLLLVTFFGVVLGLIGGFALDGAITAFLPAEIAAYSPPLLRPILLGLATGFISAFMFSAYPLMRLLSIPPLRVLQRQLEGLQLGMWLHLILSLLAMAVLGYLYSKSLPLTLTVVAGVLLLGLLLSVLGFAMIRAGHSIGMKTTNPLQLALAGLRRRAKQNAIQLVGFSSALVLLLTILALRQDLLSEWQNQLPENAPNYFLVNIAPDESEPLGEFLAQNTVKTTDIYPVIRGRLIEINGEKLISAEQEKEGVEGRRGISRELNLTWREELPENNELLEGEFNVNDNDVSVESGVAERLGIKLGDSLTYVIDNQNLTVNVTSIREVHWETLQPNFFMIFTKSSLSSFAHTSMASFYLDEGRSDVVLQIIKQFPTVSIIDVGNMIKQLRQIIDQVSLSLTLVLVLVILASSLVMIAQTEAGMATRQRELAVLRTFGASGWLLRMATGLEFALLGAIAGLLAVIVAEFTLYLLKTQVFELNVYMHWPWWGIAPVCGALIVALLGVWRCRQLLSKSCSELLKSPT, encoded by the coding sequence ATGGAGATACAACTGGCTTGGAGGCTGTTTAAACGGGAACTGTTGCAGGGGCAACTGCTACTAATTGTATTAGCGATAACACTCGCTGTGTTATCGGTAACAGGTTTGGCTAGGGTCAGTGAGCGTTTACAGATAGCGATTAATGGGCAGGCATCTAAATTTATTGCCGCTGACCGAATTATTAACTCTCCTGTCAAGATAGATGAGTCTATTTTAGCTAAGGCCGATGAGCTTGGGCTGCGCCATGTTTCCAGTATGCAGTTTAACTCTATGGTGTTTGCGCAGGATAAGTTCCAACTTGTTACCGTTCGCGCAGTTGAGGAGGGATACCCTTTAAAGGGCAAGATAGAGCTTAATAAGAAAGAGGGGGGAGAGTACTCAGAACTGCCTAGAGCAGGGCACCTGTGGTTTGAAACCCGTCTTGGTGGGTTATTGGGTTACCCTAAAAGGCTTGAACTGGGTAATCAAGAGTTTAGTCTAAGCGCTGAGATAGCGCGTTTACCCGATGCAGGTTTTAACCCCTTTGCCTCTTCACCTGTTGTATTGATGAGGATAGAGGATGTGGCAAGTACAGGGGTTATTCAGCCGGGTAGCCGCGTGACCTATCTTGCGCAATTTGCAGGCGAAGCTGAACAATTAGCTGAGTTTGAAACCTATGCAAAACCGCTGCTTAACAGCTCTCAACGCTGGGTGGATGTGCAATCTGGCGACTCACCCATCGCCGACGCCGTAAAACGTGCAGAGCGTTTTCTGTTATTGGCCAGTTTACTCGGGATCGCGCTTGCATGTGCCGCTATCGGTATCGCGGCTCAGCGATACTGTCAGCGCCACTATGATGTGGTTGCCATGTTAAAAACCTTTGGTGCGTCTGCAAAACAGATCCGTATCTTGTTTGGTGTGCATCTGCTGTTAGTGACCTTTTTCGGGGTGGTGTTAGGACTTATTGGGGGATTTGCCTTAGATGGGGCGATAACGGCTTTCTTACCAGCGGAGATCGCGGCTTACTCACCGCCATTATTGAGGCCCATACTGCTTGGGCTTGCCACAGGTTTTATTAGCGCCTTTATGTTTTCGGCTTACCCGTTAATGAGGCTTCTCTCTATCCCACCTTTGCGTGTATTACAGCGTCAGTTAGAAGGCTTACAGCTGGGGATGTGGCTGCACCTTATTTTAAGTCTATTAGCCATGGCTGTCCTAGGCTATCTCTACTCTAAGAGCTTACCGTTAACCTTGACGGTAGTGGCTGGTGTATTGTTATTGGGTCTGCTGTTAAGTGTGCTTGGCTTTGCCATGATCCGTGCTGGACACAGTATCGGCATGAAAACCACCAATCCACTGCAACTGGCTTTAGCGGGCTTAAGGCGACGAGCCAAGCAAAATGCTATACAGCTGGTGGGATTTAGTAGCGCCTTGGTCTTGCTGCTGACAATTTTGGCTCTTCGCCAAGATCTACTGAGTGAATGGCAAAATCAGCTACCTGAAAATGCGCCTAATTATTTTCTGGTGAACATTGCGCCGGATGAGTCTGAGCCATTGGGCGAGTTTCTTGCACAAAACACCGTGAAAACCACCGATATCTATCCAGTTATTCGGGGGCGTCTAATCGAGATCAATGGTGAAAAGTTGATCTCCGCTGAGCAGGAAAAAGAGGGCGTTGAGGGCAGACGTGGGATCTCACGTGAGTTGAATCTGACTTGGCGTGAAGAGTTACCTGAAAACAATGAATTACTCGAGGGGGAGTTTAACGTTAATGATAATGATGTGTCTGTTGAGTCAGGTGTTGCTGAGCGATTAGGGATAAAACTGGGTGATAGCCTTACTTATGTGATTGATAACCAAAACTTGACTGTGAATGTGACCAGTATCAGGGAGGTGCATTGGGAGACGCTGCAACCTAACTTTTTTATGATCTTTACTAAAAGCTCACTCTCCTCATTTGCACATACTTCGATGGCCAGTTTCTATCTGGATGAGGGACGCTCAGATGTGGTATTGCAGATCATTAAACAGTTTCCTACAGTCTCGATTATTGATGTGGGAAATATGATCAAGCAGCTTCGTCAAATCATAGATCAGGTATCACTTTCACTTACATTAGTACTTGTGTTGGTGATCCTTGCAAGCAGCTTGGTGATGATAGCTCAGACCGAGGCAGGCATGGCGACACGTCAAAGAGAGTTGGCGGTATTAAGGACCTTTGGTGCTTCTGGTTGGCTACTTAGAATGGCGACCGGGCTAGAGTTTGCTTTGCTGGGTGCCATTGCAGGACTTCTTGCTGTGATAGTGGCTGAGTTTACCCTTTACCTGCTGAAAACTCAGGTGTTTGAGCTTAACGTGTATATGCACTGGCCTTGGTGGGGAATAGCACCTGTGTGCGGTGCACTTATTGTGGCGCTCTTAGGTGTGTGGCGCTGTCGTCAGCTGTTAAGTAAGTCCTGTAGTGAACTGTTAAAATCACCCACATAG
- a CDS encoding ABC transporter ATP-binding protein, which produces MSEISAITVKALVKSVATQEGELTILNGINMDVKQGQSIAILGPSGSGKSTLLGLLAALDSPSSGEIILDGVALHSLNEEKKAALRKQKVSFIFQSFMLVDTLNALENVMLPAELAGINNAKEKAQSMLERVGLSHRLTHFPNQLSGGEQQRVAIARAFICEPKVLFADEPTGNLDAANSQKVADMLFELNRESDTTLVLVTHDLALAKRCERQLLMNSGELSEDSEMETQKRAHKPVSLHSVGVS; this is translated from the coding sequence ATGTCAGAAATCAGTGCAATCACAGTAAAGGCTCTCGTTAAATCAGTGGCTACCCAAGAGGGAGAGCTTACTATCCTCAACGGCATTAATATGGATGTCAAGCAGGGACAGAGTATTGCGATACTCGGTCCATCGGGCTCGGGTAAGTCAACCTTACTTGGATTACTCGCCGCCCTTGATTCACCAAGCAGCGGTGAGATCATACTCGATGGTGTGGCGTTACACTCATTGAATGAAGAGAAGAAAGCTGCACTGAGAAAACAGAAGGTCAGCTTTATTTTTCAATCCTTTATGTTGGTTGATACCCTCAATGCGTTAGAGAATGTCATGTTGCCTGCTGAGCTTGCTGGCATTAATAATGCGAAGGAGAAAGCGCAGTCCATGTTAGAAAGGGTGGGGCTAAGTCACCGACTGACTCACTTCCCAAATCAACTCTCCGGCGGTGAACAGCAAAGAGTGGCCATTGCAAGGGCCTTTATTTGTGAACCTAAAGTGCTGTTTGCCGATGAACCGACTGGAAATCTGGACGCAGCCAATAGCCAGAAAGTTGCCGATATGCTGTTTGAGCTTAATCGAGAAAGTGACACAACATTAGTGCTGGTTACCCACGATCTTGCATTAGCTAAACGTTGTGAGCGGCAACTACTGATGAACAGTGGTGAACTGAGCGAAGACTCTGAGATGGAGACTCAAAAGAGGGCTCATAAACCAGTTAGTCTGCATAGTGTGGGAGTGAGCTAA
- a CDS encoding arylesterase, with product MSLAAILSCSQVIAAPILILGDSLSASYGVDEDQGWVNLMRKKMPQHEIVNGSVSGETTAGGLRRLPALLDSVKPELVLVELGGNDGLRGFTPQQLKENLTKIITLTKAQGSQLLLSEIMVPPNYGPRYAKMFNQVYADLAAEHQITLMPFFMTKIAINPDFMQRDGIHPNASAQNDIAEFVVPWIEKAL from the coding sequence ATGAGCTTAGCGGCCATTCTATCTTGTTCTCAAGTGATTGCTGCACCTATATTAATCCTAGGTGATAGCCTAAGTGCAAGTTATGGAGTCGATGAAGATCAAGGTTGGGTTAACTTAATGCGCAAGAAGATGCCACAACATGAGATAGTCAACGGCTCTGTCAGTGGTGAAACAACTGCGGGAGGATTGCGTAGACTCCCCGCCCTGCTTGACTCCGTAAAGCCTGAGCTGGTTCTGGTTGAACTCGGTGGTAACGATGGACTAAGAGGATTTACCCCACAACAACTGAAAGAAAATCTTACAAAAATAATTACCTTAACCAAGGCTCAAGGGAGTCAACTACTCCTTTCAGAGATAATGGTTCCGCCAAATTACGGTCCACGATATGCCAAGATGTTCAATCAGGTCTATGCAGACTTAGCCGCAGAGCACCAAATAACCCTAATGCCATTTTTTATGACAAAAATAGCCATCAATCCAGACTTTATGCAAAGAGACGGTATTCACCCCAATGCATCGGCGCAAAATGATATCGCCGAGTTTGTCGTACCTTGGATTGAAAAAGCATTATAG